Genomic window (Arachis hypogaea cultivar Tifrunner chromosome 13, arahy.Tifrunner.gnm2.J5K5, whole genome shotgun sequence):
caTTTTGCATATTAGTTTATGAACCAcaagagtttagcatgaggacatgttaatgtttaagtgtgggaaagttgatgaaccacaattttatggtttatattgtattgaatttggtggattttatcaatttttttcacatttattcactaaaatatcatggttttatgaatttctcctaagtgtgcttaatgattgaaaacatattttttaggctattaaattgctaaatttaatttacttttctcccattcgatgccttggtatgtttgtttgagtgatttaaagttttgaaggcaagaattacttgaaagaaattgaaaaaaaaaaggcatgcacagtgaagaattcatgaaaaaatgagGATTTGCTAAATTTgtggcgacgcgtacacgtgaaagGAAAGTCTgttaggcgacgcgtacgcgtgacccacgcgtacacgtgacaagcaTTACGGGAGTCACGTCAGACTTTTCCGTTAGGTCTGACGGAgacatttggacggagggactgatctgtCCAACTTTTAAGAACGTCaggaatttaaatgtatttttcaataattaggGACGAAAATGTCTACAGAAAAAAAGGTCAGAGAcctatttatcattttctcttttatttttatcttgcATCTTTTCTTCTCTCATGTTCCCAACAAGATTGTGTAAGGCAAAATAATTCTTCCTTGAGGAGGAAGGAATCTATCTGAAGATGCTTCTACATAACCAATAATTACTTGCAATAGATTAATAATCAACATAACCAATAATTGCTTGCAATAtattaataatcaaattagttcttaaaagATGTTCGTTCTTTAAATTTATCCTTAAAGGACTTTATCTATCAAATTGGtcattcaaaaattataaattaatctttttttatcATTCAATCACTTAATTAATAGTTTTAGTCAATGATTGATGACATGAAATATTAACTTACATCATACATGACACTTAGAATATCTAATTAAACactgaataaatatatttatgaaaatttattaatttagtgtgGTTATGTTATATTAGAATTATGGTtaatataattagaaaaataaatattgatagattttcataaacatatttgtTCAAAGTCTAATTAGATAAGATAGGTGTTATGTAtgttataagttaatgttttatatcaTCAATCGTTGATGGAAATTATTAATTGAGTGACAGAAGGACAAAAATGATTAATTTGTAATGTTTGAAGGATTAATttgattgataaatttttttatggacaaatttaaagaataaccCATCTTTCAAGGACTAATTCGACCACTAGCCCTGTTTATAATCTTAAGACAATTTGTATAATAGCGATATACACCAGAGGCAGGTAAGAACGACCAGTAAAAAAAAGTCTATCATGGTAGATTAAATTCAATGGTTTCAATATAtacctatttattttttattaaagacaTCAAACATGATTATAGTATTATACCCTACACTAGAACTGATATGATCTAATGTCAAACTACCATTCAAAATGTTGTCAAGGCCAAATACTTGAGACTCAAGAGAGAGCTATATATAGGAGCAGGTGAAACGAAATGATGAATTCACTCATATTCACATGCAAAGTTCCATAGCTATATTGCACTTCCATTCAGGGTTTTTACTCTATCACCATGTACGCCTCCTGAGAGACCTGCCATTTGGATTAACAGATTCAGCAGGAGCACCATCCACAAAATCTTGCCGGTGTATTCTGCTGCCACTTCTTTTCCTGCTTGATGGCTGGCTTGAATTATCATCTCCTGCTGCAAATGTCTTGAGCAATTCCGACAGCATCTTAGGGTAACCTTCTTTCAAATGTTCAAAAGCTTCCGACAGCATTACCACTGCACACAACATAAAACAATACACGACTGAGTCTTAAAGTGGAATATATGAGGGCTTCCACAAAATGCACAAATTGAAAAATAAGTGGCTGTCCATATTCTTAGATCACACATTGAATTTTTCTCTGTTCAATGTGTAGCATCCAAATAGAGAATTGAATGACTGTTACTTCAAATGTTTAATCTTCCAACtataagaaatgcatgaaaaggGGAAAGAATGACATTTGAACGATTCTTTCCGCTAAAGTACCTTAGAAACTCTATGACAGTCTCGCCATTCATTATGGTATTTGACCATAAAGCATACCAAATATCTACCAAAACAACTTTAAAACACAAAATGTGTAGGATGTGCTAGAAAGCATCATGAGGGCAATAGAGTTTATGCTGAAAAAATATTGAAGTTTAAAAACCATAGAACTTCTAAAATAGTACGCACCTCCTATGTTTACTGGATTTGCAATAAATTTTAAACAGATCGCCTTAAGCTGCGGACAATGATGTTTCTCAGCCAGGGCAAGTGTTGTGGCAACAGTGTCAGTGTTGATTTTTTCACTCAATTTTGATTCACACAGTAGTTTTAGACGATCAAGATTATAGAGATCAGCAGCAGCTAACAGATTCTGCACCATGACAGTACACGAGCACATATTTATTGAGCCCATAATATCGGACATCTCAGGAAGTTTGTCTGTGTAAATGAAGAGAAGCATTGCCTGAAAAACTAGATAAAATGAATATTCACTTGGCCAGAACATAACacaaaataatgaaagaaaaatgagtattcaGCCAGAAGTTCAGCAGGCAGATAAAATAACAGAATAATGCTTCACAAACAAAAGCAGGCACAACTGGGTTAAAGATTTGCAAAGAAAtatattatcaaaaaataatgCTAATGATACTTAAGGATTCACAGTTCAGATATGGGGTGAGAAGACCATTTCTTACACAGTTATACCATAAGAATGATAAAAATTTCACCAAAGTTCAGATATCACAATTCACAAATGGGAGTAATTACCTTGAAGACAAAAGGCTCAATATCATCAACCACTATTTCATCTATGCTAGGATCCCCAACTCCTCCAGAAAACTGCTCTCTGAAGACAGGAGATCGGGCAGCAAGTATCAACTtatgagctttgaagctttcactcTTGACCTTGAAAACTATGTCAAAACCAATTTCGGACTCCAACAAGTCCTTAAAGTCTCGGCCCATGTCTGAATATGGCACAATGAGCCCCGGTTTAAAACCCTCAAGACGGGTTTTCACAACACCTACAGTGCATTGCATGATAAGGCAATCGTCTTTCAGATATTCTGATGTTTCCAGTAACGCTCTTTTAAAGAATCGTTTGTAACCCCTGAAATGAACCAACAAAAGCCAAATGAAATAAATGCTAAGGGCATAAGAGACAACAAAAACCTTCAACCCACTCCCACCCCCTCCCCATCAAAATGAAGAATAAATATTGATACATTGCTTCCATGGGAGACATTTTTCTCGCTCAAACCCAATGTCAGATACCACTCACTAAGTTCAAATGTGTAAACCCCAAATTCATGTGTTCAAATACATAAACAGtgaaaagaaatccaagaaagcAGTACCACATGCTGCCT
Coding sequences:
- the LOC112733633 gene encoding BTB/POZ and MATH domain-containing protein 3, whose translation is MESSWSWSRSITETVNGSHQFTIKGYSLAKGMGPGRHIMSGTFNVGGYDWAIYFYPDGKNPDDNSIYVSVFIALASEGTDVRALFKLTLLDQTQNGNHKVHSHFDRPLERGPYTIKYRGSMWGYKRFFKRALLETSEYLKDDCLIMQCTVGVVKTRLEGFKPGLIVPYSDMGRDFKDLLESEIGFDIVFKVKSESFKAHKLILAARSPVFREQFSGGVGDPSIDEIVVDDIEPFVFKAMLLFIYTDKLPEMSDIMGSINMCSCTVMVQNLLAAADLYNLDRLKLLCESKLSEKINTDTVATTLALAEKHHCPQLKAICLKFIANPVNIGVVMLSEAFEHLKEGYPKMLSELLKTFAAGDDNSSQPSSRKRSGSRIHRQDFVDGAPAESVNPNGRSLRRRTW